In Sphingomonas carotinifaciens, the sequence GTCAGGCCGTAATCGCCCAGCACGGCCGATCCTGCGACGTCGATCGTGCCGCTGTTTTCGAGAGCCAGGGACGTGTACGATGCACGGATGCCGGTTGCCGCGCGGCCGCCAGCGATCTGCGTGATGGTGCCGGTATTGACGACACGCTGTGCGCCCTGCACGCCGGCTGCACCGTCGAGCGTGATCGTGCCCGCGTTGGTGACCTCCTGCCCGCCTGCGATGGCCGCGATCTGGCTGTAGCTTTGCCCCGACTGGTCACGCACGGTGATGCTGCCGGCATTGGTGAAGCGGTCGGTGCTGCCAAGCGCAACCGCGGAATAGGGATAGATCGGCGTGTTGCCGCGCGTCAGGGAAAGCGCACCGCGACTGGTGATGGTGAGCGCATTGCTGGCATAGCTTTCGCCCGGCGCGACCATCACCGAACCGACACTGATCGCCGGGGCGGACGCGGCGGTGATATCGGCGGTGACGTCGACGGTGCCCTTACCTGCCAGCGTCAGCGATTGCGTCGAGGAACCGCCGGTCAGCGTCAGGACCGCATTGTCGAACAGGTCGTATCCGACGCCGGCAAAGGAGGCTGGCGTGGCGATCGTGGCGCTGGCATCGCTGCGGACGCGGTAGCGGAGCAGCGCGCCGGTGCCCGAGACGGTGCCGTTGATCCCGGCAAATGCACCGGTGCCGGTGTTCACCAGTTCGGTCACGAGGACGCCGCCCTGGCTCAGCGTCAGATTGCCGTTGAGGACACCGCCCGACAGCGCGAAGAAGCGGTTGGCGTTGTAGCTGTCGGCGAAGCTGTTCGTCAGCGCAACATTGCCGTTGATCGTACCGGCATTGACGACGGTCGTGGCGAGAAGGCCGCTGGTGGCGGACTGCGGACCGATCGCGGTGGTCCCGCCGCTGATGACGCCGCCCGCGCGGTTATCGACCCCGCCATACCAGTCGAGCATCACGCCCGTGCCGGGCGAGGTGATCGTGCCCGTGTTGGTCAGGATGCTGGATACACGCGCACCGGCGACCGCGCCCTCGATCCGGCCGCTGTTCGTCCAATTGCTGCCCGATGATCCGCTCAGGATCGCGCCGATGCCTGCGGTCGAGCGGATCGTGCCGCTGTTGTCGAAGGACGAGCCGAACAGATATACGGCGGTGTCGTTCGCGGTGATCGTGCCCGTGTTGACGAAGCGCCCGACCGAGCTGGCCGATATGCCATTGCCCGCGGCGGTGATCGTGCCGCTATTTTCGAAGCGGTTGAGCGAGCCGACATTCAGCCCGTAGCTGCCCGTGGTGCCGGCCGCAGTGGTGATCGTGCCGGCATTGATGAAGGTCGGCGATCCCGACGTGCCGAACTCGCTGGCGATCGTCAGGTTGGCGAGCGTCGTGCGGTTGACGATGGTCCCCGCGCCCGCCAGGCGCAGCGCGCCCGAGGTGGTGAAGCCATCCGCCAGCGTCGCGGTGACGCCCTGGTTCGGCGCCAGGATCGATTGTTCGAACGCGGTCGGGAGCAGGATCGCCGAGCGGAGATTGGCGTCTGCGGTGAACGTCACCTGCACCGCATCCGTACCGGCGCCGCCATTGATCGTGCCGGTGATGCCGGTGACGAGCCCGGTTTCGCTGTAGCGGGCGACGAGCGTGTCGTTGCCGGCACCGAAGGTAACGTTGCCGTTGATGGTGCCTGCGGTGGAATCGACCCGGCTGCCCGAATAGAAGAAGCCCGTCGCGGGGCCGACGGCGATGCTGCCGTCGATCGTGCCGCTGTTGGTCAGACTGATGCCGTTCGTCGCGCGGATGGCAACCGGACCGGCGCTGCTGATCCGGCCATTGGCCTGATTGGTGATCGACAGGTTGGCGCCGTCGATCACGGCACCGGTACCGCGATTGACGATGCTGCCGCTGTTGGTGAGCGTATAGCTCGGGGCGTTGGCCAGCGTCGCGGCGGTGGTGTTCGCGGTGATCGTGCCGCTGTTCATGATCGCATCCGCGTACCAACCCGATGCCGTGCCCCAGTCGATCGCGCTGCGCGTGCCGCCATCGATAGTCCCGGCATTGGTCAGGCGCCCTACCCCGCCGCTGATCGCACCAATAAAGCCGCCCGCGCGGTTCGTGATGGAGGTGAAGCCGGCATAGCCCGGCGTGCTGGCCAGGAGTGCGATGCCGCTAGTGCCGGTGATCGTCCCGGCATTGTCGATCGTGGCCTCGGCCCGGCTGAAGCCGGTTGCGCCCTGCCCGATGACCACGCCGTTTGTGCCGGCGATCGTGCCGCCCGCCTGAACCGTCAGGGCTAGTTGCGAGGTTGTGTAGTTTTGCGGCGATACGTCGGTCAGCAGGCGGATACCCGCCTGAGTATTTCCGTTCACGCCGCCAGCAACCGTCACGGTGGTGTAAGAATAGTTCGTACTCGGGGTCTGGATCGCAATTGCCGGCCCGGTGCTGCCAAGGACCATCGCGGTGGATGCGACCTCGACACGCGCATTGGCAGTCGTGATGCGCAGGCCGTCAGTATCGGTGCCGGTGCACGTCGTCGTCGTATTCGGCTGCATCGGATCTGGTGCGCATTGTGCGAAGGCCTGTCCCCCGACGACCATCGCCAACACCATCGCACTCGTCTGCAACGCGCACACACGAACACGCCGACCCTGCGGCTTCACTCCCGACATTCTTA encodes:
- a CDS encoding beta strand repeat-containing protein, whose product is MQPNTTTTCTGTDTDGLRITTANARVEVASTAMVLGSTGPAIAIQTPSTNYSYTTVTVAGGVNGNTQAGIRLLTDVSPQNYTTSQLALTVQAGGTIAGTNGVVIGQGATGFSRAEATIDNAGTITGTSGIALLASTPGYAGFTSITNRAGGFIGAISGGVGRLTNAGTIDGGTRSAIDWGTASGWYADAIMNSGTITANTTAATLANAPSYTLTNSGSIVNRGTGAVIDGANLSITNQANGRISSAGPVAIRATNGISLTNSGTIDGSIAVGPATGFFYSGSRVDSTAGTINGNVTFGAGNDTLVARYSETGLVTGITGTINGGAGTDAVQVTFTADANLRSAILLPTAFEQSILAPNQGVTATLADGFTTSGALRLAGAGTIVNRTTLANLTIASEFGTSGSPTFINAGTITTAAGTTGSYGLNVGSLNRFENSGTITAAGNGISASSVGRFVNTGTITANDTAVYLFGSSFDNSGTIRSTAGIGAILSGSSGSNWTNSGRIEGAVAGARVSSILTNTGTITSPGTGVMLDWYGGVDNRAGGVISGGTTAIGPQSATSGLLATTVVNAGTINGNVALTNSFADSYNANRFFALSGGVLNGNLTLSQGGVLVTELVNTGTGAFAGINGTVSGTGALLRYRVRSDASATIATPASFAGVGYDLFDNAVLTLTGGSSTQSLTLAGKGTVDVTADITAASAPAISVGSVMVAPGESYASNALTITSRGALSLTRGNTPIYPYSAVALGSTDRFTNAGSITVRDQSGQSYSQIAAIAGGQEVTNAGTITLDGAAGVQGAQRVVNTGTITQIAGGRAATGIRASYTSLALENSGTIDVAGSAVLGDYGLTVDNSGRIASALEPAIALTAYGTATVTNRAGGTITSAAGTAIRLSGGWLSNAGTIGGTVDFSYNPYGRSSLNSTYIADGGTVTGDLRFGDGSDQFVSVDGHIGISGTIDGGEGNDIFVHALTKSGTIALGAPGTINFEAEDVRALGADTVATVTAAAPVTSDLYVSGDGAIINRAIVEGAVLAGRDFYNTPDSSYAARNRLLASFTNEGDIRGGVAANMRRLVNTGTIGTATLERTAVAMSGQGDLAFVNNGQILAAGNAVTLSQSGAGTITIENGGTINGAVLAGAGDYWFGSDPLPGGSTVSITTTNTGTISAGDAPTALRLNLRAEEGTIGAITLNNSGTIDAGAAGAAAASLSAYSYGDTTPAATITVANSGTIRANGGGTEQSYTDWWSGNEIRYTNPASALLLAGNGATATITNAASGVIEATGPISTAILARGTTLDLTNAGTIRGGAGTVLAANDQLSAALGTPYLAGAIQTFGETEDRIVNTGTIIGSVALAMGNDRIENYGRIEGDVFLGLGDDTFLQRASAVLVGTVDGGEGNDHFIVDASGGGAINGDQFINFERFSQIGEGNVTYSGNFRFDTIGVSGGTVTVAAGQTLNSAGAVTVTGSDAAETLLNNGTIAGAVALAGGDDHVVNMGTILGPVSLGDGNDSFVEGLNSRVAGVVDGGAGTDLYTVQLAGDRSGIGQRSGFEQLAVEGRGTLSLTLDQQFETVSLAGTGLNVALNGYMIGS